In a genomic window of Sus scrofa isolate TJ Tabasco breed Duroc chromosome 4, Sscrofa11.1, whole genome shotgun sequence:
- the RPS20 gene encoding 40S ribosomal protein S20 (The RefSeq protein has 1 substitution compared to this genomic sequence), which yields MAFKDTGKTPVEPEVAIHRIRITLTSRNVKSLEKVCADLIRGAKEKNLKVKGPVRMPTKTLRITTRKTPCGEGSKTWDRFQMRIPKRLIDLHSPSEIVKQITSISIEPGVEVEVTIADA from the exons ATG GCCTTTAAGGACACCGGCAAGACTCCCGTGGAGCCGGAAGTTGCGATTCACCGGATTCGGATCACCCTCACCAGCCGCAACGTGAAGTCTTTGGAGAAGG TGTGTGCTGACCTGATCAGAGGCGCGAAGGAGAAGAACCTCAAAGTGAAGGGACCGGTGCGGATGCCCACCAAG ACTCTGAGAATAACTACGAGAAAAACTCCTTGTGGTGAAGGTTCCAAGACTTGGGATCGTTTTCAGATGAGGATCCACAAGCGACTCATAGACCTGCACAGCCCTTCTGAGATTGTTAAGCAGATCACATCCATCAGTATTGAACCAGGAGTCGAGGTTGAAGTCACCATTGCAGATGCTTAA